The DNA window CGCCCTGCACGAAACCGAGCTGATCCGGTCGCTGTCGCACAAGCACGAGATTGCCTCGCACGGTTATTACCACACCACGTTTGAACCTGCCGACCTGCTGAAGTCGCGGCTGGAACTGGAAAAGCTGCTGGGGCAACCCATCACCGGTTTCCGTCGCGCGCGCATGGGCTTCGTCGACCCCACCGATGTGCAGCAGGCTGGTTACCAGTACAATTCTTCACTGCATCCAACCTGGCTACCGGGCCGGTACAATCACTGGGGCGAACCCCGACACCCCTTTCGCGAGCAGGGCGTCTGGCAGATTCCCGCGTCGGTGACACCCACGCTGCGGCTACCGTTGTTTTGGCTGAGCCTGAAAAACTTCCCCTGGGCGTACTACAAACAGCTTTGCCGACAAACCCTGAAGGCCGACGGTTTTCTGAATCTGTACGTGCATCCGTGGGAATTTACCGATCTGTCGGCCTACGAAAAGATACCGGCCTACGTCAAACGCCATTCGCGCGACGAACTCCTCGACCGGGTCGAAAGCCTGCTCCGCTACCTCAAACCGCAGGGCGAATTCAGCACAATGGGGGAATTTGCAAGGGGTTTAACGTTTCATGTCTAAGGTTTAACGTTGCTGGCGCGCACAACCACCAGACGCACAACCTTAGACCTTAGACATTAAACCTCAAACTAAATAAACACCACATCCGTAATCACCTCGCTGCCCATGTCGCGGTTGACGAGCTGGATGAGCTTCTGCTTGGCGTTGACGAGTTCGTTGCGGAGCGGGGCCGACGAAAGTTCGATGTACAGTTTACCGTCGCGGACGTAGAGCCGTTTGGTGCGGGTCGCGATGGCGGGGCCCATCATACGGCCCCAGAAAGCCTCCAGATACGTTTCGTTGAACCGCCCCTGAAGCTGATACGCTTTCAGCAGTTGCCCGATGGCATCTTTCAGGGAAGTGACACCGGCCGCGCGGGTGGCGTTGTCGCGGTTGTATCGGTAGGTTTGCTGGCTCATCGACGTTGGATCTCTTTACAAATGTAGAAAACCACCCGGACACTAAACGCGCCTGATTACATTTTACGGGATTTTTACCCACGCACCGACAAATCGGGTGGGGTGTTTGGTGGCCTGACGACTGGGTACTATACTTGCAGTATCAAGTCAATTGTCAGGCGCCACCCAGTATCCCGGCGCGGGTTGATTTATACAGAAGCGGGGAGAGATCAGGCTCTGCGAACCGCTGGCAACCTACCACACGGCAAGGTGCTAACTCCTGCCTAAAGCAGCCGACTGCCACGCTGGCAGCGGACGTTAGGGACTATAAATCGGTATTAACTATGTATTTCAGCACCACCTGCCTGCCCATCTGGGTACGCTAAACATC is part of the Spirosoma rhododendri genome and encodes:
- a CDS encoding polysaccharide deacetylase family protein, yielding MGTAGRSRPQILFTVDVEEFDTAVEFGHDIPLTEQIAVSTRGLRLLAERFDAVGARTTLFTTANYALHETELIRSLSHKHEIASHGYYHTTFEPADLLKSRLELEKLLGQPITGFRRARMGFVDPTDVQQAGYQYNSSLHPTWLPGRYNHWGEPRHPFREQGVWQIPASVTPTLRLPLFWLSLKNFPWAYYKQLCRQTLKADGFLNLYVHPWEFTDLSAYEKIPAYVKRHSRDELLDRVESLLRYLKPQGEFSTMGEFARGLTFHV
- a CDS encoding DUF721 domain-containing protein, with protein sequence MSQQTYRYNRDNATRAAGVTSLKDAIGQLLKAYQLQGRFNETYLEAFWGRMMGPAIATRTKRLYVRDGKLYIELSSAPLRNELVNAKQKLIQLVNRDMGSEVITDVVFI